The following are from one region of the Rosistilla carotiformis genome:
- the rpsB gene encoding 30S ribosomal protein S2 yields the protein MSDSIVKDMIEAGVHFGHRTSLWNPKMAPYIFGRKNQVHILDIRETLRGMLRAKKYLSQVAAGGSLILFVGTKRQAGEAIEKESLRCGMPFVSERWLGGTLTNFRTIRSRLTRLEELEKLRDNNQMDMYSKKMQSSLNREHRKMYRNLNGLRTMNRIPECLVIIDPGKERNAIREAKRLGITTIALIDSDSDPDLVDLPIPGNDDGIRSIELIVRQLADAVREGKGESASEEKDSAPAVETMAPAPATT from the coding sequence ATGTCAGATTCTATCGTGAAGGACATGATCGAGGCGGGTGTTCACTTTGGACACCGAACCAGCCTTTGGAATCCTAAGATGGCCCCGTACATCTTTGGACGCAAAAACCAGGTTCACATCCTCGACATTCGCGAAACACTGCGTGGCATGTTGCGTGCCAAAAAGTATCTGTCGCAGGTCGCCGCTGGCGGCAGCTTGATCCTGTTCGTGGGAACCAAGCGCCAAGCAGGCGAAGCGATCGAGAAGGAATCGCTGCGTTGCGGCATGCCTTTCGTTTCGGAACGTTGGTTGGGAGGAACGTTGACCAATTTCCGAACCATTCGCAGCCGCCTGACTCGCCTGGAAGAGTTGGAAAAACTGCGCGACAACAACCAAATGGACATGTACAGCAAGAAGATGCAATCTTCGCTGAACCGCGAACATCGCAAGATGTACCGCAACCTCAACGGTCTGCGAACGATGAATCGTATTCCTGAATGTTTGGTGATCATCGATCCAGGCAAGGAACGCAATGCGATCCGTGAAGCCAAGCGATTGGGAATCACCACCATTGCGTTGATCGATTCGGACAGCGATCCCGATTTGGTCGATCTGCCGATCCCAGGCAACGATGACGGTATCCGCTCGATCGAATTGATCGTTCGCCAATTGGCCGACGCCGTACGCGAAGGCAAGGGCGAAAGCGCGAGCGAAGAAAAGGATAGCGCACCGGCTGTGGAGACCATGGCACCCGCTCCGGCAACCACGTAA
- the pyrH gene encoding UMP kinase, producing the protein MTIESASPALRYKRVVLKLSGESLAHSGERGISMDEVGDISAQIKQATQSGCQVAVVIGGGNILRGAQFSGRSSLINEATAHYMGMLATVMNSLSLQDALEQIGCPTRVMSSIRMDGVCETFVRRRAIRHLEKGRVVILAAGIGRPFVTTDTAAAQRALELEADVVLKATRVDGVYSEDPEKNPHALLYDRLTFKEVIERNLRVMDATAIAMCREHSLPILVFNFKKDGNIVRAVSGENIGTRIEESVG; encoded by the coding sequence ATGACCATCGAATCTGCTAGCCCCGCCCTGCGATACAAACGCGTCGTCCTTAAACTCAGTGGCGAAAGCCTGGCCCATTCGGGTGAACGCGGCATCAGCATGGATGAAGTCGGGGACATCTCGGCGCAAATCAAACAAGCCACGCAAAGCGGTTGCCAAGTTGCCGTGGTGATTGGAGGCGGCAATATCCTGCGAGGGGCGCAGTTCTCCGGTCGCAGCAGTTTGATCAACGAGGCGACAGCCCACTACATGGGGATGTTGGCAACGGTGATGAATTCGCTGTCGCTGCAAGACGCGCTCGAACAGATCGGCTGTCCGACTCGCGTGATGTCTTCGATCCGCATGGACGGCGTTTGCGAAACCTTCGTCCGTCGCCGCGCGATCCGGCATCTGGAGAAAGGACGCGTGGTCATTCTGGCCGCTGGAATCGGACGCCCCTTTGTGACCACCGATACCGCGGCAGCGCAACGAGCGCTGGAACTGGAAGCCGACGTGGTGCTCAAAGCGACCCGCGTTGATGGCGTCTACAGCGAAGATCCCGAGAAGAACCCGCACGCGCTGCTCTATGACCGATTGACCTTCAAAGAGGTGATCGAACGGAACCTTCGCGTGATGGATGCCACCGCGATTGCGATGTGCCGCGAGCATTCGCTGCCGATCCTCGTCTTCAATTTCAAGAAAGACGGCAACATCGTCCGCGCTGTTTCCGGCGAAAACATCGGCACCCGGATCGAAGAATCGGTAGGGTGA
- the tsf gene encoding translation elongation factor Ts, translating into MSQVSAAAVKAFRVRTGLPLMDCKNALQEAGGDEEKAFELLRKKGKDMLDKRADRETAFGRFGMYMGQDKSSGAMVELLCESAPVTTNEGFVQLANDLAQQLATGPGASTPEELLSQPSPSDPSKTLGDQKDELFNKIREVFNVGRLVRVDNTCGGYQHNAGTVAGVLISVEGGSDEAAKDVSMHIAAMRPSALSVDELDADEVAKEREVLRTAAIAEGKPEAIVDKMVEGRMRNYYAEKVLLEQSFVKEESQTVGEYAKDKGMTVKGYTHWILGEA; encoded by the coding sequence ATGAGTCAGGTTTCCGCAGCAGCGGTTAAGGCTTTCCGCGTTCGAACCGGCCTTCCATTGATGGACTGCAAGAATGCGCTGCAAGAGGCAGGTGGCGACGAAGAAAAGGCGTTCGAACTGCTCCGCAAAAAAGGCAAGGACATGCTCGATAAGCGTGCCGATCGCGAAACCGCGTTTGGTCGTTTCGGGATGTACATGGGGCAGGACAAATCGAGCGGAGCGATGGTGGAACTGCTGTGCGAAAGCGCACCGGTAACCACGAACGAAGGCTTCGTTCAACTGGCCAACGACTTGGCTCAACAATTGGCAACCGGCCCCGGCGCGAGCACTCCCGAAGAACTGCTCAGCCAGCCCTCCCCTTCGGACCCCAGCAAGACTCTGGGCGATCAGAAGGACGAACTGTTCAACAAGATTCGCGAAGTCTTCAACGTTGGACGTCTTGTCCGCGTCGACAATACATGTGGCGGATACCAGCACAACGCGGGTACCGTTGCAGGCGTATTGATTTCGGTCGAAGGTGGCAGCGACGAAGCGGCCAAAGACGTTTCGATGCACATCGCCGCCATGCGTCCTTCGGCGCTCAGCGTCGACGAATTGGATGCCGACGAAGTTGCCAAGGAGCGTGAAGTTTTGCGTACCGCAGCGATTGCTGAAGGCAAGCCCGAAGCGATTGTCGACAAGATGGTCGAAGGCCGGATGCGCAACTACTACGCCGAAAAGGTGTTGTTGGAGCAATCGTTTGTGAAAGAAGAATCGCAAACCGTGGGCGAATACGCCAAAGACAAGGGAATGACCGTGAAGGGTTACACCCACTGGATCTTGGGCGAAGCGTAA
- a CDS encoding HlyD family efflux transporter periplasmic adaptor subunit, producing MTDSPAPPTLAERLADARAMLRSDVTVSRHLFQGEPSYMLHDPISFQNHRLSLQDYSIVAGLDDALTLQQCFEAMVDRGDLVPSEQEGYYRFVLKLQSLGVLSLPANNGPQLYERYKQTQKAKMKSLPMQLMSLRIPLARPDAFLDRTASWFGWLFSIWFVPVWLFGLAVATSIVVLRRDEFFQPLNATLTTSNVVTLAVVLAILKVWHELGHGYACKLFGGRVPEMGMILMMGAPLAYVDASAAWTFPRRIHRLIVLVGGMYFESLVAIPAVFVWAFWGPSTLLGSIAYQLVFMATAITVLFNANPLMKYDGYFILSDLLGVPNLRQRATNEINSTFQRHVLGLRNIAAGTAQPSMRIVLLAYGISASIYRCFVFLGLAALLASHAFLLGMFLGALFLVYSIGGSLKKFINYLWYSEQTASVRPRAYAISVLPLVVLPLGLMVLPTPGGIRATGVVGGQQEFVIHADSPGFVEHVDVRVGQPVAAGEPLVRLRNQNLELQFATDRALLERAELELQAVGQADLSQMAQMRHQVHSLKHSLLHAQQNMTNLVVRAPATGALVESMTPRDQGRFVQVGDPLATVVDGTTIVNVWLTGEQMRIISPEIGDRVNVRFPGARLGSFTAKIQHVAPAAQVEMDEIAATHLAGGDIPIDPVTGRSIEPLVQLKVELPETIQKLVRHKSQASLNFGRRYEPFAFWMARRLIVFIEKLSMS from the coding sequence ATGACCGATTCCCCCGCACCACCGACTCTTGCCGAGCGTCTTGCCGACGCCCGAGCGATGCTGCGCAGCGATGTCACCGTCAGCCGGCATCTGTTTCAGGGCGAACCGTCGTACATGCTGCACGATCCGATCAGCTTCCAAAACCATCGGTTGAGCTTACAGGATTATTCGATCGTCGCTGGACTGGACGATGCACTGACATTGCAACAATGTTTTGAAGCGATGGTCGACCGCGGCGACCTGGTCCCTTCCGAGCAAGAAGGCTACTACCGGTTCGTTTTGAAACTGCAGTCGCTGGGTGTCTTGTCGTTGCCCGCGAACAACGGTCCCCAGCTGTACGAACGCTACAAACAGACTCAAAAAGCCAAGATGAAATCGCTGCCGATGCAGCTGATGTCGCTGCGCATTCCGTTGGCCCGGCCCGATGCGTTTTTGGATCGAACCGCGAGCTGGTTCGGTTGGCTGTTTTCGATATGGTTTGTTCCGGTGTGGTTGTTTGGTCTGGCGGTCGCGACTTCGATCGTGGTGCTCCGCCGCGACGAATTTTTTCAACCGCTCAACGCAACCCTCACGACATCCAACGTGGTCACGCTGGCGGTTGTATTGGCGATTCTCAAAGTGTGGCACGAACTGGGGCACGGATACGCCTGCAAGCTGTTCGGCGGTCGCGTTCCCGAGATGGGGATGATCCTGATGATGGGAGCGCCGCTGGCGTATGTGGATGCCAGTGCCGCGTGGACTTTTCCCCGCCGCATCCATCGCTTGATCGTGTTGGTAGGTGGGATGTACTTTGAGTCGCTGGTGGCGATTCCGGCGGTCTTCGTGTGGGCCTTTTGGGGACCTTCGACATTGCTGGGATCGATCGCCTACCAACTGGTTTTTATGGCCACCGCGATCACCGTCTTGTTCAACGCCAACCCGCTGATGAAATACGACGGCTATTTCATCCTCAGCGACTTGCTGGGAGTTCCCAACCTTCGCCAGCGGGCGACCAACGAAATCAATTCGACATTCCAACGCCACGTGCTCGGCTTGCGAAACATCGCTGCCGGCACGGCCCAGCCGTCGATGCGAATCGTGTTGCTGGCCTACGGGATTTCGGCCTCGATCTATCGCTGCTTCGTCTTCTTAGGACTCGCGGCACTCTTGGCATCGCACGCTTTTTTGCTGGGCATGTTCTTGGGGGCGCTGTTCCTTGTTTATTCGATCGGCGGCAGTCTGAAGAAGTTCATCAACTATCTATGGTACAGCGAACAAACCGCGTCGGTGCGGCCGCGAGCCTATGCGATCAGCGTGCTTCCGTTGGTCGTGTTGCCGCTTGGGTTGATGGTTCTGCCGACGCCGGGCGGAATTCGTGCGACGGGGGTTGTCGGCGGCCAGCAGGAATTTGTGATCCATGCCGATTCGCCAGGGTTCGTCGAACACGTGGATGTTCGTGTCGGCCAACCGGTTGCCGCTGGAGAACCCTTGGTTCGCTTACGCAATCAAAATCTTGAACTGCAATTTGCAACCGATCGAGCGTTATTGGAACGCGCCGAATTGGAACTGCAAGCCGTTGGGCAAGCCGACCTGTCACAGATGGCCCAGATGCGGCATCAGGTCCACAGCTTAAAACACTCGCTGCTGCATGCCCAACAAAACATGACGAATCTCGTCGTCCGCGCTCCCGCCACCGGAGCGCTCGTCGAAAGCATGACGCCGCGCGATCAAGGACGTTTTGTCCAAGTGGGCGATCCGTTGGCGACGGTCGTCGACGGCACCACCATCGTCAACGTTTGGTTGACGGGGGAACAGATGCGGATCATTTCGCCCGAGATCGGCGACCGTGTCAATGTCCGTTTTCCGGGGGCTCGGCTCGGTTCGTTCACAGCAAAAATCCAACATGTCGCCCCCGCGGCTCAGGTCGAAATGGACGAGATCGCCGCAACCCATCTCGCTGGCGGCGATATCCCCATCGATCCGGTGACGGGCAGGTCGATCGAACCGTTGGTTCAGCTGAAGGTCGAATTGCCCGAGACGATTCAAAAATTGGTCCGGCACAAAAGCCAAGCGAGTCTGAACTTTGGTCGCCGCTACGAACCTTTTGCGTTCTGGATGGCCCGGAGATTGATTGTCTTCATCGAAAAACTGTCGATGAGCTAA
- a CDS encoding efflux RND transporter periplasmic adaptor subunit yields MKAFYLLWILLPAVAIASGLPTRVVAIEPVGADKWDAFPYDRSILETRSQLHGIARGKLDSEMRFEIPGVVANVHVRDGQWVQQGEPLLSLNDAVVRAAWKVAQAQASQYGAVESARLQAELVGRQLKRLELAFREQASSEFELDEKRSQFAQAQAVLTVQQEEAKAAEANLELKAAELQKFHLIAPFAGQVVRIDKKQGQPIDPNETALMIVDARQLEIEMFLPIALFGDIVVGQTYSMRADAPVHQSLPAKAIYVAPVVDATSGTFRCVFEIENADRKLPAGFAVRLELKSDLASVRQ; encoded by the coding sequence ATGAAAGCTTTTTATCTTCTGTGGATCCTGTTGCCGGCGGTGGCGATCGCGTCGGGGCTGCCGACGCGCGTTGTCGCAATCGAGCCGGTCGGGGCAGATAAATGGGATGCGTTCCCTTACGACCGATCGATTCTCGAAACACGTAGCCAATTGCATGGCATCGCGCGAGGGAAATTAGACAGCGAGATGCGGTTCGAGATTCCCGGAGTTGTCGCAAACGTTCATGTCCGCGATGGCCAATGGGTCCAGCAGGGAGAACCTTTGTTGTCGTTAAACGATGCCGTGGTTCGGGCCGCCTGGAAAGTGGCTCAAGCCCAGGCGTCGCAGTACGGCGCAGTGGAATCGGCGCGACTGCAAGCCGAACTGGTGGGGCGACAATTGAAACGCTTGGAACTCGCGTTTCGCGAACAAGCGAGTTCTGAATTCGAGCTCGATGAAAAAAGGAGTCAATTCGCTCAGGCCCAGGCGGTGCTGACCGTACAGCAAGAAGAAGCCAAAGCGGCGGAAGCGAATTTGGAATTGAAGGCGGCTGAACTGCAGAAGTTTCATCTGATCGCCCCATTTGCAGGTCAAGTCGTTCGCATCGACAAGAAGCAGGGGCAGCCGATCGATCCAAACGAAACAGCGCTAATGATCGTCGACGCGCGGCAATTGGAGATCGAGATGTTTTTGCCGATCGCGCTGTTTGGTGACATCGTTGTCGGCCAAACGTATTCGATGCGTGCCGATGCGCCGGTCCACCAATCCTTGCCGGCAAAGGCGATCTATGTGGCGCCAGTCGTCGATGCGACCAGTGGGACGTTTCGTTGTGTGTTCGAGATCGAAAACGCCGATCGAAAACTGCCCGCGGGGTTCGCAGTCCGGTTGGAATTGAAATCCGATCTGGCATCGGTCCGCCAATAA
- a CDS encoding class I SAM-dependent methyltransferase, with translation MVLGKTAGQAACRICSSAGLELISTRDRRRQALETVVCTSCGLVQHAQIPTSEELAEFYSSQYRIDYNGEATPSNRRVYREWRRGRERFDALRPFVEPGDQVFEVGSGIGCNLRQFENFGCSVNGIEPGEGFCQYSRQQLGVNVRCAFLEDLADEARQDQSLVLLVHVLEHLPNPVDALRQIRQLMRPDGHLFVEVPDFGRPHAAPNRVFHYGHIYNFTEISLRNVAHKAGFRTQPVSLKSSHLPNLAMVLTPDPDAEKVPMVNGYRMAVDAYHRYTPLEYHLRPAKLRTAIGKAIDHVDEFLFASSQVARLRADRPVVSTVRSGNSSLPQTAMASAVCASG, from the coding sequence ATGGTTCTTGGGAAAACAGCAGGCCAAGCCGCTTGCCGCATCTGTAGTTCCGCTGGGCTGGAACTGATTTCGACCCGCGATCGCCGACGCCAGGCTTTGGAAACCGTCGTCTGCACTAGTTGCGGACTCGTTCAGCACGCGCAAATCCCTACCAGCGAAGAGCTTGCGGAATTTTACAGCTCCCAGTACCGAATCGACTACAACGGCGAAGCGACTCCCAGCAACCGCCGCGTCTATCGCGAATGGCGTCGCGGACGCGAGCGTTTTGACGCTCTGAGACCCTTTGTCGAACCGGGAGACCAAGTTTTCGAGGTCGGTTCGGGAATCGGTTGCAATTTACGGCAGTTCGAAAATTTTGGCTGTTCGGTCAACGGAATCGAGCCGGGTGAAGGGTTTTGCCAATATTCTCGACAGCAGTTGGGCGTGAACGTTCGCTGTGCCTTCCTGGAAGATTTAGCCGACGAAGCGCGGCAGGATCAATCGCTGGTCCTGTTAGTGCATGTCCTCGAACACCTGCCCAACCCCGTCGACGCGCTGCGGCAGATCCGTCAACTGATGCGACCCGATGGCCATCTGTTTGTGGAAGTCCCCGATTTCGGCCGTCCGCACGCCGCCCCGAATCGTGTCTTTCATTATGGACATATCTACAATTTCACCGAGATCTCGCTCCGCAACGTGGCACACAAAGCTGGCTTCCGAACCCAGCCGGTCTCGCTGAAGAGCAGTCATTTGCCGAATCTCGCGATGGTTTTGACTCCCGATCCCGATGCGGAGAAGGTTCCGATGGTCAACGGCTATCGAATGGCTGTCGATGCATACCATCGCTATACGCCGCTGGAGTACCACTTGCGGCCAGCCAAATTGCGGACGGCGATCGGCAAGGCGATCGATCACGTCGACGAGTTTTTGTTTGCATCGAGCCAGGTGGCTCGGCTGCGAGCCGACCGACCTGTAGTCAGCACCGTTCGCTCGGGGAATAGCTCGTTGCCGCAAACCGCTATGGCGAGTGCTGTTTGCGCCTCGGGCTAG
- a CDS encoding ZIP family metal transporter: MLPPTLLIILYCAMIVAASLLGGLLPSILRLTHLRMQVVMSLVSGLMLGVAIIHMLPHAAMRVDSFLPVAYSMLGGVVMMFFLLRVFHVHHHTDPDHSRCDHDHADHPVAESVDGDPHLVTLSEPGHADPHVHDHSHSHDHSHSHSHDHAHDDAVVNLKLPSRFSWQGLFVGLAIHTLIDGVALAASVRSESGGSMTFLGLGTFLAVMLHKPLDAMSITSLMRARGTSLENQMLVNCGFAMACPLGAILAWSSLASLGGSPTMDLFLGCSLGFSAGFFLCIALGDLLPEVQFHSHDRGKLTAALLLGLFIAIAIEALHTHS; encoded by the coding sequence ATGCTGCCACCGACCCTTCTGATCATTCTGTACTGCGCAATGATCGTGGCCGCATCGCTTTTGGGTGGACTTTTGCCATCGATCCTGCGGCTGACCCACCTGCGGATGCAGGTCGTCATGAGCCTCGTTTCCGGGCTGATGCTCGGCGTGGCGATCATCCATATGCTGCCGCACGCCGCAATGCGCGTCGATTCGTTTCTGCCGGTCGCCTATTCGATGCTGGGCGGCGTCGTGATGATGTTCTTCCTGCTGCGGGTGTTCCACGTTCATCACCACACCGATCCGGATCACAGTCGTTGCGATCACGATCATGCCGACCATCCGGTCGCCGAATCGGTCGATGGCGATCCGCATTTGGTCACGCTTTCGGAACCAGGCCACGCAGATCCTCATGTTCACGACCATAGCCATTCACACGATCATTCACACAGCCACTCCCATGACCACGCACACGACGATGCAGTCGTCAACTTAAAACTTCCCAGCCGATTCAGTTGGCAGGGGCTGTTTGTCGGTTTGGCGATTCACACGTTGATCGATGGAGTAGCATTGGCAGCCAGCGTGCGCAGCGAATCCGGTGGCAGCATGACCTTCCTGGGACTGGGGACGTTCCTGGCGGTGATGTTGCACAAGCCACTCGACGCGATGTCGATTACTTCGCTGATGCGTGCGCGTGGCACGTCGCTGGAGAATCAGATGCTTGTCAATTGCGGTTTTGCGATGGCCTGTCCGTTGGGCGCGATCTTGGCTTGGAGCAGCCTGGCATCGCTGGGCGGCTCGCCGACGATGGATCTGTTTTTGGGATGCAGCCTGGGCTTTTCCGCAGGGTTTTTCTTGTGTATCGCCCTGGGAGATCTCTTGCCCGAAGTCCAGTTCCATTCGCACGATCGCGGCAAGTTAACCGCTGCGTTGCTTTTAGGTTTGTTCATCGCGATCGCGATCGAAGCCCTACACACGCATTCGTAA